The following DNA comes from Amycolatopsis solani.
GGGCCGAGGATGCGGGCGATGCGGCCCACCTTGGCCATCTGGTCCGGCGTCGCGATCGCGGCGTCGAAGTCGAGCCAGCCACCCTGGATGCGCTCGATCAGTTCGTCGGTGCCGACCGCGTCGGCGCCGGCGGCTTCGGCCTCGGCGGCCTTGTCGCCGACGGCGAAGACGATGACGCGGGCGGTCTTACCGGTGCCGTGCGGCAGGTTCACGGTGCCGCGGACCATCTGGTCGGCCTTGCGGGGGTCCACACCGAGACGCATCGCGACCTCGACGGTCGCGTCCATCTTGGTCTTGGAGGTCTCCTTCGCCAGCTTCGCGGCGTCGAGCGGCGCGTACAGGCGCGCCTTGTCGATCAGCTCCGCAGCCTGGCGGTAAGCCTTGCTGTGCTTGGTCATGCTTCTGTCCTTAACTTCGAATACGGATCAGTGTGGTGACGAGCCAGCACTGGCTCTCCCACAGGTAAAGCTGCAGACGTCAGGCGTCGACGACCGTGATGCCCATCGAACGAGCAGTACCGGCGATGATCTTCGCGGCCTGGTCGATGTCGTGGGCGTTGAGGTCGGTCTCCTTGGTCTTGGCGATCTCGCGGACCTGGTCCCAGGTGACCTTGGCGACCTTGGTCTTGTGCGGCTCGCCGGAGCCCTTTTCGACACCAGCGGCCTTGAGCAGCAGGCGCGCGGCCGGCGGCGTCTTCAGCTTGAAGTCGAACGACCGGTCTTCGTACACGGAGATCTCGACCGGGACGACGTCCCCGCGCTGCGACTCGGTCGCGGCGTTGTAGGCCTTGCAGAACTCCATGATGTTGACGCCGTGCTGACCCAGAGCCGGGCCGACCGGCGGCGCGGGGTTGGCCGCACCCGCCTTGATCTGCAGCTTGATGATCGCCGCAAGCTTCTTCTTCTTGGGTGGCATTTCTTTTCCTGTCCTGTACTACGTTCCCCGCGTACCTGCCGTGGACGCGGGGACTGCGGCCGGAGAAGGCCGGCCGTCAGATCTTGGAGACCTGGGTGAACGACAGCTCGACCGGGGTCTCCCGGCCGAAGATCGACACCAGGACCTTCAGCTTCTGCCCGTCGACGTTGACCTCGGAGATCGTCGCCGGCAGCGTCGCGAACGGGCCGTCCATGACCGTGACCGACTCGCCGATCTCGAAGTCGACCTCGACGGCCGGGCCGCCGAGCGGGGCCGTGGAAGTGGCGGACTCGCCCTTGCCGGCCTTCGCCGGGGCTTCGCTCTCGACCTTCGGGGCGAGGAACTTCAGCACCTCGTCCACGGTCAGCGGCGACGGCCGCGAAGTGGCGCCGACGAACCCGGTGACGCCCGGCGTGTTGCGCACCGCGCTCCACGAGGCGTCGTTCAGGTCCATCCGGACCAGGATGTAGCCGGGCAGCACCTTGCGCTGCACCTGCTTGCGCTGGCCGTTCTTGATCTCGGTGACCTCTTCGGTCGGGACCTCGATCTGGAAGATGTAGTCCTCGACGTCCAGGGTCTGAGTACGGGTCTCGAGGTTGGTCTTGACCTTGTTCTCGTAACCGGCGTAGGAGTGCACGACGTACCACTCGCCGGGCGCGGCGAGGAGCTCGGCGCGCAGCTTGGCGACCGGGTCCTCGTCGTCGGCCTCGGGCTCGGCGGCCTCTTCGGCCACGTCGTCGCCGTCTTCGTCACCGGAAGCGGCTTCGTCGACCTCGTCGGACACCTCGACGGGCTCCAAGTGCTCGGACTCCTCGTCACCGAGTGCCGCGTGCACCTGCTCGTCGGAAAGCTCGGTCAGGTCGTGACCGGCTGATGTGCCGTTGTCGGAGGTCACGTTCCGTCCTCTCAGTTGATCATTCCGGGTCGGTCGGGCCGGCCCGCGCGGCACGGCGGCGGGTCAGCCGAAGATCGCGCCGATGCCCTTCTTGAACGCGAAGTCCAAGACGCTCACCAGTGCCACCATGAACACCACGAAGACCAGCACGACCGCGGTGTAGGTGACCATCTGCTTGCGGTTGGGCCAGATGACCTTGCGCAGCTCCGCCCACACCTCGCGGATGAAGCGCACCAGCCGCGCGAACACGGAGGCCTTTTTCGCCTTCTGGTCCCGCTTCGGAGTCGGCGCGCCCTTCGCGTCGGGGGCGGACTTCTCCCCCGACTTCCCGGCCGGACGGGTCTTGTCGTCCGCACGTGCCGCGGACTTGCCCGCCGGGCGCGCGGTCGCACGGCGCTCACGCCTGGCAGCGGCTGTGACGGGACGGGACGGGCTCTCGGGCTTCTGCCCGTTGCCGTCCTGCTCCTGCTCGCCGCCGCTGGCGTCGCTGTCGCTCACGACCACTCCTCCGCTCCACCAGTTCCGCTACGCAGGGGTGACAGGACTTGAACCTGCAACCTGCGGTTTTGGAGACCGCTGCTCTGCCAATTGAGCTACACCCCTGTGGAGTCCCGATCGCTCGGGGCCCCGGAGGACGCATTCCATCATCCCCACCATCCAGGCGGGGATGACCGTAGTGCGTTCCAAGTCCCGAAGTCTACGGCAAGCCTCGCGGGAGCCCGCAACCGCGCCCCCCGATCGACCGCCGAACCCCGGCCGGCCTGCGGAAAACTCTCCGCCGACCACCTGATCATGCCAGGATGTCCGCCATGACGGACACCCCCGGCCGCGCACCGGTGGACGGGACGCGCCTCGGGCTCGCGCTGCCCCAGTACGGCGCCCTCGCCGACCCCGCCGCCGTCGCGCGCTTCGCGTCCTCCGCGGAGGACCTCGGCTACGGCTCGCTCTGGGTCGGCGACCGGATACTGGCGCCACGGGAGCCGTCGGACCTGTACCCGGGCGGCGGCACGCCGGAGCAGCCGTACCCGGTCGAGTTCGAGACCTTCGCCGACCCGTTCACGACGCTGGCGACCGCGGCCGCGGTGACCCGCACGGCCCGACTGGGCATGAGCGCGCTGACCGGCCCCGTTTATTCCCCCGTCCTGCTCGCCAGGGCGCTGACCTCGCTCGACCTCGCCAGCTCGGGACGGCTGGACGTCGGTTTCGGGCTGGGCTGGCTGCGCGAGGAGTACTTCGCGACCGGCGTCCCGTGGGCGGGCCGGGGCAAGCGGCTCGACGCGGTGCTCGACGCCCTGGACGCGCTGTGGACCGGCGACCCGGCGGCGCACGAGGGCCCGCAGTGGCGGATCGCGCCGTCGACGGTGGGCCTGCGCCCGGCGCAGGACCCGCGGCCGCCGGTGCTGCTCGGCGGGTTCTCCCCGCCGGCGCTGGCCAGGGTCGGGCGCCGTGCGGACGGCTGGCTGGCCGGCTGGATGCCGTCCCAGTACCTCGACGGCCTCTGGTCGGTCGCCCTCGAGGCCGCCGAGCGGGCCGGGCGCGACCCGGGCGAGCTGCGCCGGGTGCTGCGGATCAACCCGCGCCACGGCACCGCCGTCGAGACGGCCGCCGACGTCCTCCCCTGCCTCGACGTAGCCCGCGAGCTGGGCATTTCCGAGGTGCTCGTCGACCTGCACTACGTCGCGCGGGACGTCGGCCACGCGCTGGAACTCGCCGGGGAGCTCATCACCAAGGCGGCCTGACCACCACGCGAAAGTGTGATGCAAGTCTCCTTCGGA
Coding sequences within:
- the rplA gene encoding 50S ribosomal protein L1 — encoded protein: MTKHSKAYRQAAELIDKARLYAPLDAAKLAKETSKTKMDATVEVAMRLGVDPRKADQMVRGTVNLPHGTGKTARVIVFAVGDKAAEAEAAGADAVGTDELIERIQGGWLDFDAAIATPDQMAKVGRIARILGPRGLMPNPKTGTVTPAVEKAVKDIKGGKINFRVDKQANLHLVIGKASFDTEKLVENYAAALDEILRAKPSSAKGRYLKKVTFTTTMGPGIPVDPLRTRNLLSEDANV
- the rplK gene encoding 50S ribosomal protein L11, translated to MPPKKKKLAAIIKLQIKAGAANPAPPVGPALGQHGVNIMEFCKAYNAATESQRGDVVPVEISVYEDRSFDFKLKTPPAARLLLKAAGVEKGSGEPHKTKVAKVTWDQVREIAKTKETDLNAHDIDQAAKIIAGTARSMGITVVDA
- the nusG gene encoding transcription termination/antitermination protein NusG translates to MTSDNGTSAGHDLTELSDEQVHAALGDEESEHLEPVEVSDEVDEAASGDEDGDDVAEEAAEPEADDEDPVAKLRAELLAAPGEWYVVHSYAGYENKVKTNLETRTQTLDVEDYIFQIEVPTEEVTEIKNGQRKQVQRKVLPGYILVRMDLNDASWSAVRNTPGVTGFVGATSRPSPLTVDEVLKFLAPKVESEAPAKAGKGESATSTAPLGGPAVEVDFEIGESVTVMDGPFATLPATISEVNVDGQKLKVLVSIFGRETPVELSFTQVSKI
- the secE gene encoding preprotein translocase subunit SecE; translation: MVVSDSDASGGEQEQDGNGQKPESPSRPVTAAARRERRATARPAGKSAARADDKTRPAGKSGEKSAPDAKGAPTPKRDQKAKKASVFARLVRFIREVWAELRKVIWPNRKQMVTYTAVVLVFVVFMVALVSVLDFAFKKGIGAIFG
- a CDS encoding TIGR03619 family F420-dependent LLM class oxidoreductase, which gives rise to MTDTPGRAPVDGTRLGLALPQYGALADPAAVARFASSAEDLGYGSLWVGDRILAPREPSDLYPGGGTPEQPYPVEFETFADPFTTLATAAAVTRTARLGMSALTGPVYSPVLLARALTSLDLASSGRLDVGFGLGWLREEYFATGVPWAGRGKRLDAVLDALDALWTGDPAAHEGPQWRIAPSTVGLRPAQDPRPPVLLGGFSPPALARVGRRADGWLAGWMPSQYLDGLWSVALEAAERAGRDPGELRRVLRINPRHGTAVETAADVLPCLDVARELGISEVLVDLHYVARDVGHALELAGELITKAA